ATGGAACgtaaaagttttataaaatatatatatatgaatatgaaCGCTGCTACGGCCACAGCTGGGCTGCTGCTaggtcaaaaaaaaatttttttttatttttttttcacatcattttttaatatttttaaatatttaaaaaaatataaaaaattcacaataatattaaataaatttttcttaatcactaaaaaaagaaaaagaaaataaaaaaataaaaagctggGAGCGGCAGCTCCCAACAGGGGATCTAGTATTATTattcatgtgtatatatatatttcgattttataatttgtagtTGGTCAATTCCTTTTCCAATATCTTTTATATTCTAAAAGGCAATACCAATATGAATTTTGTTACATGTGTAATCGTATTATTTATTACAAGACTAGGTGGAAATATTAGGCTTACCATTTTTTtaccattattttataatttatttttaactaactAATATaatcatatcatttcattaaaaataaacctcctattaaatttataaatatattttataaaaataattttatatattgatattgtTAAATGTAttagtttaaatttattttataataaaaataattttataacttgacaCACCACAATAGATCacgttaatttgtaaattttattttgtgatattttGTTGTGAACTAAACTTTTCtctaaaaataagtttaattttacataaataacttttattttattaaaaaaatgatttaacttACGCCtctcttataattttttcacaattatctattaaatcaaaattttgatgAAGCGACATATTTATATTGGTTGATTATAAAATGAATTGTAAAAAAGTAATagtaaattcatttccatttttttatcattattccTAACGCATAACCCCTGGtctaaaaaaaaagggttttgctacatacagtcggcaaatgcagttgGCATGCAGTcgactgtacggaatgaataaaaaaaaattataaaaatttttttttatattcaggaggacttacatgaataaaaaaaagttataaaaataattttttttttcatataagtcccgtattaattcacttttttacaaccgactgcacaccgactgcatctgccgactgcaaaaagtatttctaaaaaaaaaaaggaggagaCTGATTCCTTGCATTAGCACGCACAGGTGAGCCAAgaggcattaaaaaaaaaaaaaagcatcccAACATTGCAAGGCCTTTGGAACCCTGAAAACCAGATAAAAAAGAGTCATTGTGGGAGAAAACTATCTAAAAACGATATCACTGTTTATCAGAGAAAAGTCAGTAATGGGAGATAAGTTGGTATAACTTTCCAATTAATTCTACTTGGATAATGGTTCCACAGACAAACTAGCATAGCCTTGAAATTTCAAAAGACTGCTAAAACCGCcgtaactattaatacaatggGTCAAACGGAGATTTCCACCGCTAAAAGCCTAAAACACTTCAAAAATGGAGATTTGGGGCTGCTTGCAATGAgagttgaaatgaaaatggaaaaggAATTCCCAACTCAGCCATCTAAAGCAAACTGAGTAATCCAAGCAATGCCATTTCTCCGCTGGCCAAACTTGGGATTTTGATGTCGAGATGTAGCCTTGGAAAGCTTTAATACAGCATTCGAGTACGCATGATGACAGAGTCACTTTGCTTCAGTGCAGCCAACTATTGAGTGGCACAAAGACATGGACTGCCAGTCACAACGAAACTAGTCTTTAGAGGATTGGGAAGCACACCTTCAATTGAACAAAATTCACTCTCAACTGTTCACAGTCTAAAATTACGTTATCACCAAAGTGTCAACAACCTTGGAGGAATTTGACAGCTTTTCTTTCTTACACGCCATCAAAACCATTATCCTCCAGGTATCAACATCAACAAGATTTCCTTTTCCTAGACTATCCAAAACAGTTAATGGCAATTCCAAATTACATTCCTGAAATAATCCATCTACGAGTTTAGTAATACTTGCACTGCGAGGTGCAAAGCCCTTGAAGATCATCTCCTCTAAAATAAACGCTGCTTCCTTAAACTGCTTCCAATGACATAGCCCATCAAAAAGTGTCCGGTATGACACCACATCAGGGGCACACCCACGTCTCGGCAAATCTTCGAGCAAATCTTTTGCTTCAATCCATTTACCCTCCTTGCATAACCCACCAATTATTACATTATAACTAATTACATCCGGCTTACACCCCTTCTCCACCATCTCATCCAAGATTCTAAATGCTGCTTCAAAATCCTTCTCCTTACAAAACCCATTAATCATAGTATTGTAAGTCACAGTATCAGGCTTACACCCAAGCTCTTTCATTTCGTCCAAGATCCCAAAAGCCTCTTCCTTCCTGCCAGCCTTAAAAAGCGCActaattaaactagaataaacCACCGAATCCAATTTCAACTCATTTCTCACCATCTCCTCCTTCAGCCTAAATGCCGAACTCAATTCGTCAATCCCACAAAGCCCTCTAATCAATGATGTATACACATACGCATTAGGCTTAACACCATAAACGCCCAACATATCCTCTTTCAACTTAAAAGCTTCTTTCAACCTAAGATTCATACAGAGCTGATACATCAAAGTCCCAAACGTCACCGCATTTGGAAGAACACcccttcttttcatttcatcaaaCACATTCCACGCATCATCCAAACTGCCAATCCGACAACAAGCATggatcaatatattatatgtacaaGCGTCCGGGGTCCCGTCTTTATAAATACCTAGAAAagtttctctcactttctcaaactctccaCACCTCAACAGTGCGTTCAACAGCGAATTCGCCGATTTCACGGTCCGCTTGCAACGGTAACCAGTAATTGATTCAAATGTCTGTATAGCACGGTCGGGGAGTTTGGCGCGGCCGTAGAAGGAGATGACATTGCAGAAGATGATTTCGCCGGGAGAGAAGCGGGTCTCCTGTTTAAGTTGGTGGAGTATTTGCTCCATTTCGTCGAACATCTTGGCGCGGCCGAGCTTGGAGATGATGAGGTCGTAGGAAAGGAGGGAGTAGCGCAAGGGCTTCTTGGGATTAAAGTTAGGGTTGGGGCTTCGGAAGAGTTGGAGAGCGAGGGTGGGGTCCTTTTGGAGACGGAGGAGGGAGGAGAGCCTAAAGGGAGAGATGGGTTTTGGAGGCTTCATCTTCTTTGGGGGTCCAGGGTTGGGGGAGAGTGTTATATCGATATCAGTATGCTTTCGCTATCGGGCGCTCACAGAGGCAAGCAGCAATCTTTACTCTCAATAGTTTCGGGTTTCGACGCTTTTCTCTTCAATTAGATTGTTCTATCCATGGCAAGCAATGCAACTTAATTTGAGATCAGCCTGCCGcgagaggaagaggaggaagaagagagcGTTCCAAGTAGATTAGTGGTTACCACTTCAGACGTAGACCATACCCAGTGTGCATTGTAGTTTGGTCAAATACATTTGACTGAGTTGAACTGAGGCcaactattttcattttttagtaTTCGAACGCattacaacaaaataaattcacaaaatcGAACAAttccattaaatttattttataataaaaataattttataaattaatatattatattaaatcatgttattttttaaagttatttttatataatttatttatagttaaagaatttattttttaatttttgtgtgtTCCTTCAATTTGGAGGATCTAAAATTGGTCATAGATGCGGTAGAGATTATTTGACGTGTAGTAatgctatttataaattttaaataaataaattatgaatagaccatttataaaaaagtagatcttattaaaaaatatatatatttcttacattttttcaagagagtttatttttttacaaaaagacttatctatttaaaacatatacaaataatatatctgaCGAGTGCTCTCTTTGAGTGCCTCGAAATCGGACTTGTACAACAATTTAAAGGAATAATTTTCCCTCATTTACCGTCCGTCGGCCAGCCATATCTGCCAAGCTCACCATCTCAACTCTCAAGATTGGGCATGGGGTTGAGTCCAGCAGTGCAAGAGGAAAACCACGTAGAGAGGCAGAGTAATGCTTCGTAAACCCCTTTTTAGTTACCTTAAAATTTGAAGGGGATGGAATTTGGAGGCATTGGATttgcaaaaattttatgtgtatttatttttacatattgttTGTATACTTTATGGATATGATTGATTGCATTATTTTTTCACCATAAAATAACTACTTTagtcaatcacatcagtgaAGTGGATAAAGAAtatacaaaagtgactgtatgtggCATAATTTATTAGACTAGTCGAGTTAATTAATCAAGTTCTGCTAGATACAATCATTGTTGTGTATTCTTTGTGCattctattaatgtaattagCCTAAtcgattattttatattaaaaaataaaaatactttagctataaagaaattacacaaaaatgaatctataaattgatgtgacttgATGTAGTATGTTAGATTTTAATGTTACTTTTAATGTGAAGTAAATCTAACAGATTATATAAAACTACGTCGGtttatagatttacttttgtgtaatttttttgtgtctataatagttttcattaaaaaatatgacaTAGTCAATTACATTGATAGAGTGTATAAAGAATACACAAAAATGACTATACatgaaatttttgtaattataaagagttttgctatataagTTGGTTTGTTAAGAAAATACTTATAATGAgacattataatttaaaaaaaaaaaaaaaactccaatcaatattttttttaggtatAATTAATAGGAAAAGCTTCCAAATtcttttgtaactttttttcaatgtaaaaaaattaaaactatgtTTAATAAGATAACACAATTATATcgtttaaatttaaatgaattaGGTGAAAAATAGTTTGGGATTCGGTCTCTATTGGAAATCTCAACATCGGAGATTGCACATTCAGTGTTTGACTAGTG
This Carya illinoinensis cultivar Pawnee chromosome 11, C.illinoinensisPawnee_v1, whole genome shotgun sequence DNA region includes the following protein-coding sequences:
- the LOC122280523 gene encoding putative pentatricopeptide repeat-containing protein At1g53330, which translates into the protein MKPPKPISPFRLSSLLRLQKDPTLALQLFRSPNPNFNPKKPLRYSLLSYDLIISKLGRAKMFDEMEQILHQLKQETRFSPGEIIFCNVISFYGRAKLPDRAIQTFESITGYRCKRTVKSANSLLNALLRCGEFEKVRETFLGIYKDGTPDACTYNILIHACCRIGSLDDAWNVFDEMKRRGVLPNAVTFGTLMYQLCMNLRLKEAFKLKEDMLGVYGVKPNAYVYTSLIRGLCGIDELSSAFRLKEEMVRNELKLDSVVYSSLISALFKAGRKEEAFGILDEMKELGCKPDTVTYNTMINGFCKEKDFEAAFRILDEMVEKGCKPDVISYNVIIGGLCKEGKWIEAKDLLEDLPRRGCAPDVVSYRTLFDGLCHWKQFKEAAFILEEMIFKGFAPRSASITKLVDGLFQECNLELPLTVLDSLGKGNLVDVDTWRIMVLMACKKEKLSNSSKVVDTLVIT